The following proteins are encoded in a genomic region of Spirosoma sp. SC4-14:
- a CDS encoding zinc-binding alcohol dehydrogenase family protein has protein sequence MKAAVLYPNESTPRYAEVPNPVVARHDDLLITVKAAAIKNIDRSRASGIHYSSDSNTADLLTIVGSDGVGLLADGRRVYAISENGMGAEEAVVRNDFTVPIPDSLDNATAAALPNAVMGSAMGLRVRAGMQPGETVLINGATGFTGRVAVQIAKHYGAKKVIATGRNPESLQALLAMGADEVISVDQTDNDFMGQLRALHTSTPIDVIVDYLWGHSAELLLTALKGRGAFTHPIRFVSVGSMAGDTIQLSAAILRSVDLQLSGSGLGSWPRQDVGRLFQEILPEMFQLAAAGQLTIQTVTVPLADIESIYTAAIPSGKRLVVTMN, from the coding sequence ATGAAAGCTGCTGTCCTCTATCCTAACGAAAGCACCCCCCGTTATGCCGAAGTACCCAATCCTGTTGTTGCCCGCCACGACGACCTATTGATAACCGTTAAAGCAGCTGCGATTAAAAACATTGACCGAAGCCGGGCAAGTGGCATCCATTATTCTTCGGATAGCAATACGGCTGATTTACTCACCATTGTGGGCAGTGATGGTGTAGGGCTGCTGGCCGATGGCAGGCGGGTTTATGCGATAAGCGAAAACGGTATGGGTGCCGAAGAGGCTGTAGTCCGAAACGACTTTACAGTGCCTATACCCGATTCGCTGGACAATGCAACAGCGGCAGCTCTGCCAAATGCCGTTATGGGTTCTGCTATGGGCCTGCGCGTTAGGGCAGGTATGCAACCGGGCGAAACGGTACTGATTAATGGAGCAACAGGTTTTACAGGCCGGGTGGCAGTGCAGATAGCCAAACACTATGGTGCCAAAAAAGTGATTGCTACGGGACGCAATCCGGAATCGCTACAGGCTTTGCTGGCCATGGGTGCCGATGAAGTGATTTCGGTCGATCAAACCGACAACGATTTCATGGGTCAACTTCGTGCATTGCATACCAGCACACCCATCGATGTAATCGTCGACTATTTGTGGGGGCATTCGGCCGAATTACTATTAACAGCGCTAAAAGGCAGAGGAGCCTTTACGCATCCCATTCGTTTTGTGTCGGTAGGCAGCATGGCAGGTGATACGATTCAGCTATCGGCAGCGATTTTGCGGAGCGTCGATCTTCAACTTTCCGGCTCGGGTTTGGGTAGCTGGCCCCGGCAGGATGTAGGTAGGCTGTTTCAGGAAATCTTGCCAGAAATGTTTCAACTTGCCGCTGCGGGTCAACTTACCATTCAGACGGTTACTGTTCCACTGGCCGATATTGAATCTATCTATACCGCAGCCATACCCAGTGGCAAAAGGCTGGTCGTTACCATGAACTAG
- a CDS encoding histidine kinase has protein sequence MDRYHLKIGFYLTLALAVLASLPRVIRLGNSDLDAFLEAVVYTFVFELCSWLLHQYFLNNHWLSPFFRPRWTIGIVSVGITVFVYLSIEQLSNALFRYSIIWDSVAPIRRYIWLIMRGTLLSSFLFFVAYYLQQNEESQVAKLENERLKQENLKATLDVLKQQISPHFLFNSLNTLKSMSHEEPVRAFTIQLANVYRYLLSYTNTDVISVKDELAFAESYLSIQKARFGDGLRCHIKIAATLYDQHILPFVLQLLIENAIKHNTATLARPLIINIVNDGNVIVITNNRQPKHLAEPSPGLGLKNIQLRYDMIAHQKIDIIANESTWTVKVPLLNP, from the coding sequence ATGGATCGTTATCATCTCAAAATAGGCTTCTATCTTACATTAGCGCTGGCCGTTCTGGCGTCGCTGCCGAGGGTTATACGCTTAGGGAATAGCGATCTGGACGCCTTTCTGGAGGCTGTCGTATATACGTTCGTATTTGAACTTTGTAGCTGGTTGCTTCATCAGTATTTTCTCAATAACCACTGGTTAAGCCCCTTCTTTAGACCCCGCTGGACTATTGGTATTGTGAGTGTAGGGATAACCGTTTTCGTTTATTTATCGATTGAGCAACTGAGTAATGCACTCTTTAGATACAGTATTATCTGGGATTCGGTAGCTCCCATACGGCGGTACATCTGGTTAATCATGCGGGGTACCCTGCTATCGTCGTTCCTGTTTTTTGTGGCGTACTATCTGCAGCAGAACGAAGAATCGCAGGTGGCAAAGCTGGAAAATGAACGATTAAAACAAGAGAATCTGAAAGCTACGCTCGACGTGCTCAAGCAACAGATTAGCCCCCATTTTCTGTTCAATTCGCTCAATACACTAAAAAGTATGAGCCACGAAGAACCCGTTAGAGCGTTTACGATTCAACTCGCTAATGTGTATCGCTATTTGTTGAGTTATACCAATACCGATGTGATTTCGGTTAAAGACGAACTGGCTTTTGCCGAATCATATCTGTCGATCCAGAAAGCGCGTTTTGGCGATGGCCTGCGGTGCCATATTAAAATAGCAGCCACGCTTTATGATCAACATATTCTGCCGTTTGTGCTTCAGCTATTGATCGAAAATGCGATTAAGCATAATACGGCTACACTGGCCAGACCATTGATTATTAACATTGTAAACGATGGCAATGTCATTGTCATAACCAATAATCGGCAGCCTAAGCACCTGGCCGAGCCGTCGCCAGGACTGGGGCTGAAAAATATTCAATTGCGATATGATATGATTGCGCATCAGAAAATCGACATCATTGCCAACGAATCGACCTGGACCGTGAAAGTTCCTTTGCTGAATCCATGA
- a CDS encoding Crp/Fnr family transcriptional regulator, translating into MLEKFRANFPLSQEKWDDYIRHFNRIQVPARTILLREGDISRKAYLIEKGCLRVWFDKKGEDITFQFFFENSTVSSIESFKKNIPSPVSIETIEPCTLWWIDKPDLDKILEEVNEIPEMRNQLLDTLFERTLNYMEHCFSFIRDTPQERYLNLLTQRPYIVQRVPQHYIASYLGISSVHLSRIKAKLVRQKA; encoded by the coding sequence ATGCTGGAAAAGTTCAGAGCTAACTTCCCATTATCGCAGGAAAAATGGGACGACTACATTCGTCATTTCAACCGAATTCAGGTTCCGGCCCGAACAATTCTGCTGAGGGAAGGCGACATCTCCCGCAAAGCTTATCTGATTGAAAAAGGATGCCTGCGCGTATGGTTCGACAAAAAAGGCGAGGATATAACCTTTCAGTTCTTTTTCGAGAATAGTACGGTATCTTCCATTGAGAGTTTTAAAAAGAATATTCCCAGCCCCGTTTCCATTGAAACCATTGAACCCTGCACACTGTGGTGGATCGACAAACCAGATCTCGATAAAATCCTTGAAGAAGTGAATGAAATCCCCGAAATGCGGAATCAACTTCTGGATACCCTCTTTGAGCGTACACTGAATTATATGGAACACTGTTTTTCATTCATTCGGGATACGCCCCAGGAACGCTATCTGAACCTGTTAACCCAACGACCTTACATTGTTCAGCGTGTACCTCAACACTACATTGCTTCCTATCTGGGCATAAGCAGCGTGCATCTGAGCCGAATTAAGGCCAAACTCGTCCGGCAGAAAGCATAA
- a CDS encoding AraC family transcriptional regulator has protein sequence MGYQTHYIHPDLKLSRFNDKFYKADVLFEQHLLVWFISGTTKIIQGDRIYWFGAGDTLLFPRHQLVTVINYPEGNLPHQSVVMHLTEKRLTDFYTKNRVDVKQVEPPVFRTFGQHPLLKSCLASLVPYFDLNESLPEMLASIKIEEAITILRTIDPGVDPLLAYFGEPGRKSLADFMEQHYMYNLPLAKFGYLTGRSLSTFKRDFKRTFQATPQKWLTEKRLELAHYQIREKNRKPSDVYLEVGFENLSHFGYAFKKRFGYAPTQTFD, from the coding sequence ATGGGGTATCAGACACACTATATACATCCCGACCTTAAACTATCCCGCTTCAACGATAAGTTTTATAAAGCCGATGTGCTGTTTGAACAGCATTTGCTGGTCTGGTTTATTTCGGGAACAACCAAGATTATTCAGGGCGACCGGATATACTGGTTTGGAGCGGGAGACACCCTGCTGTTTCCACGCCATCAGTTGGTTACTGTCATCAACTATCCTGAAGGCAATTTACCGCACCAATCAGTGGTGATGCACCTGACAGAGAAACGATTAACCGATTTCTACACAAAAAACCGGGTTGATGTCAAGCAGGTTGAACCGCCAGTGTTTCGCACATTTGGCCAGCACCCGCTGCTGAAAAGCTGCCTTGCTTCTCTGGTTCCCTATTTTGACCTCAACGAATCGTTACCGGAAATGCTTGCTTCCATAAAAATAGAAGAGGCTATAACAATTCTTCGAACGATTGATCCGGGTGTAGATCCGTTGTTAGCCTATTTTGGTGAGCCCGGCCGGAAAAGCCTTGCCGATTTTATGGAGCAACACTATATGTATAACCTGCCGCTTGCCAAATTCGGTTATCTGACGGGCCGCAGTCTGAGTACGTTCAAACGCGATTTTAAAAGAACATTTCAGGCTACTCCTCAAAAATGGCTCACCGAAAAACGACTGGAGCTTGCCCATTATCAGATCAGAGAAAAGAACCGGAAACCGTCTGATGTTTATCTGGAAGTTGGCTTTGAAAACCTCTCTCATTTCGGATATGCCTTCAAAAAACGCTTTGGCTACGCTCCAACCCAGACCTTCGATTAG
- a CDS encoding SDR family NAD(P)-dependent oxidoreductase, with translation MEQTATVDNYNGKLQKPIKSGFTASSTTTDVIQGIDLTGKTILVTGGYAGIGLETVKTVVAAGATVVVPARDIHKAFKNLEGIPNVTIEAMDLMAPASIDAFAKKFLSIHKKLDILVNNAGIMWVPLQRDARGYESQLVTNHLGHFQLTARLWPALKKAGNARVVNVSSFGHQMASFDFDDPNFRYRPYETLLGYGQSKTANNLFAVELDHRGKHVGIRAFSVHPGSVNGTDLGRVAPMDLFRQLGTHDADGNLLPDVAKTLKTISQGAATTVWCATNLRLADLGGVYCENCDVAELDLGNIEHRYDDPLSLRGVKPYSVDADSAKRLWSLSEELTDVTFVAD, from the coding sequence ATGGAACAAACAGCAACAGTAGACAACTACAACGGCAAACTACAAAAACCCATCAAGTCAGGTTTTACGGCTAGCTCTACCACTACCGACGTTATTCAGGGCATCGACCTGACGGGAAAAACCATCCTTGTAACCGGCGGGTATGCAGGCATTGGCCTCGAAACGGTAAAAACGGTTGTTGCGGCCGGAGCTACGGTGGTCGTGCCGGCCCGCGACATTCATAAAGCGTTCAAAAACCTCGAAGGTATTCCCAACGTAACCATTGAAGCAATGGATCTGATGGCGCCAGCTTCTATTGACGCCTTTGCCAAAAAATTCCTGAGTATTCATAAAAAACTGGACATTCTGGTCAATAATGCAGGCATCATGTGGGTTCCGCTCCAACGAGATGCCAGAGGCTATGAATCGCAATTAGTAACGAACCACCTGGGACATTTTCAGCTTACGGCCAGGCTTTGGCCCGCTCTAAAAAAAGCAGGTAATGCACGGGTAGTCAATGTATCTTCGTTTGGCCACCAGATGGCTTCGTTTGATTTTGACGATCCCAACTTCAGGTACCGGCCTTATGAAACTTTACTGGGTTATGGCCAGTCGAAAACCGCCAACAATTTGTTTGCGGTAGAACTCGACCATCGGGGTAAACACGTTGGTATTCGCGCCTTTTCAGTACATCCTGGCTCAGTTAATGGGACCGACCTGGGGCGAGTTGCTCCAATGGATTTGTTCCGGCAACTGGGCACGCACGATGCCGACGGCAATCTGCTTCCCGATGTTGCCAAAACACTAAAAACGATTTCGCAGGGAGCGGCTACAACCGTTTGGTGCGCCACTAACCTGCGGTTAGCCGACCTGGGTGGTGTATATTGTGAAAACTGCGATGTGGCCGAATTAGACCTGGGAAACATTGAGCATCGCTACGATGACCCGCTTAGCCTGCGAGGGGTAAAGCCTTATTCGGTCGATGCTGACAGCGCGAAACGATTATGGTCGCTGAGCGAGGAGCTAACAGATGTAACGTTTGTAGCAGACTAA
- a CDS encoding LytTR family DNA-binding domain-containing protein, which yields MNVVVIEDELLAAKELCNLLASLRPNWTVVATLQSIDETVVWLAQHPAPDLIFSDIQLADGLSFQVFSTVDVTCPVIFCTAFDQYAIRAFEANGIDYLLKPIELNRLALAIKKYENLIASNTPALPTFQRLLEQLSRPASPTSLLVYHRDSITPLSVSGILFVHYEEGVVSATTVTGQRYVLSQTLDELEKLLSPHLFFRANRQFIIHRQSVQKGERYFGRKLIVKLTIPTTEPVIISKAKVSEFLNWLQQ from the coding sequence ATGAACGTAGTTGTAATAGAAGATGAGCTGCTGGCAGCTAAGGAGCTTTGTAATTTGCTGGCCAGCCTACGTCCCAACTGGACTGTGGTGGCCACGCTTCAGTCGATTGATGAAACCGTGGTCTGGCTGGCGCAACATCCGGCACCCGATCTTATTTTCTCGGATATTCAACTGGCCGACGGGCTGAGTTTTCAGGTATTTTCGACGGTCGATGTTACTTGTCCGGTCATTTTTTGCACCGCTTTCGACCAATATGCTATCCGGGCTTTCGAAGCTAATGGCATCGACTACCTGCTTAAACCCATTGAACTGAACCGGCTGGCGCTGGCCATCAAAAAATACGAGAATCTGATTGCCAGCAACACTCCTGCTTTACCTACGTTTCAACGGCTACTCGAACAACTTAGCCGACCTGCTTCTCCAACCTCATTGCTGGTATATCACCGCGACTCGATTACACCACTGAGCGTGTCCGGCATATTGTTTGTTCACTACGAAGAGGGAGTCGTTTCGGCAACAACCGTAACGGGACAGCGCTATGTGCTCTCCCAAACGCTCGACGAACTGGAAAAACTTCTGTCGCCACACTTGTTCTTTCGGGCCAATCGGCAATTTATCATTCATCGTCAGAGCGTACAGAAAGGCGAACGTTATTTTGGCCGTAAGCTCATCGTGAAGCTTACCATACCTACCACTGAGCCGGTTATTATCAGCAAAGCAAAAGTGAGTGAGTTCCTGAACTGGCTACAGCAATAG
- a CDS encoding ferric reductase-like transmembrane domain-containing protein, with amino-acid sequence MKPTQGITGALVVAIIIFALSPGPQHIIQNPTIWEFREQFVYLTGVSAMSLMVLSMVISVRIPWVNQRMRGLDKAYVVHKWAGIVATLLLMLHWLDELGPQWLVEWGFIPNPGDLSDGSGFSELEIKLFQSGVALAQLAFYGSLILVGIALCRKIPYRVFRKSHKIFPVLFLLAAYHGATAQLKEHWLSSPAGYLLLALLTTGLIAALTGLFQRIGTARKRIATIIQIDQHEHGILDLWLTTAPNPFFYEPGQYAFLRFLHDTEPHPFTIASWDNDPHKLRFSIKSLGDFTESLTNQLQIGQPVTIEGPYGEFRFDAPGTQQIWIAGGIGITPFMARLDYLASQGGSQQPIHFWYSTRSDKSTLFPESLEALCQQNGIHFYHLNSTQKEYLTAEILRQTVGNLNQTSIWFCGPPTFAQCLLNGLADYGFDKRQFHYDSFTMR; translated from the coding sequence ATGAAACCGACACAAGGAATCACCGGGGCACTGGTGGTTGCGATAATCATTTTTGCCCTGTCGCCCGGTCCCCAACATATAATACAGAATCCTACAATCTGGGAATTCCGGGAGCAGTTTGTGTACCTGACAGGCGTATCGGCCATGTCGCTCATGGTGCTGTCGATGGTCATTTCGGTGCGTATTCCGTGGGTAAATCAGCGGATGCGGGGTCTGGACAAAGCCTATGTAGTGCATAAGTGGGCGGGTATTGTCGCTACGCTGTTGCTTATGTTGCACTGGCTGGACGAACTAGGACCCCAATGGCTCGTCGAATGGGGGTTCATTCCCAATCCCGGCGACTTATCAGATGGCAGTGGGTTTTCTGAACTGGAAATTAAGCTTTTTCAGAGTGGGGTTGCGCTGGCTCAGCTTGCTTTTTATGGCTCGCTTATCCTGGTCGGAATAGCTTTGTGCCGGAAAATCCCCTACCGTGTTTTCCGCAAATCGCACAAAATTTTTCCGGTTCTGTTTCTGCTGGCAGCATATCATGGTGCGACCGCGCAACTCAAAGAACACTGGCTATCCTCGCCAGCAGGTTATCTGCTTCTGGCTCTGCTTACAACTGGCCTTATAGCTGCATTAACTGGCTTGTTCCAGCGCATTGGCACTGCCCGGAAACGCATCGCAACGATTATACAGATCGACCAGCACGAGCATGGAATCCTCGACTTATGGTTAACAACGGCCCCGAATCCTTTTTTTTATGAGCCCGGCCAATATGCGTTTTTACGTTTTCTACACGATACGGAGCCACACCCTTTTACGATTGCCTCATGGGACAACGACCCGCATAAGCTGCGCTTTTCAATTAAATCGCTGGGCGACTTCACAGAGTCTTTAACCAATCAGCTACAGATAGGGCAACCCGTTACGATAGAAGGTCCCTATGGCGAGTTTAGATTCGATGCCCCGGGCACGCAGCAAATCTGGATTGCGGGTGGCATTGGCATTACGCCTTTTATGGCCCGGCTCGATTATCTGGCCAGTCAGGGCGGTAGCCAGCAACCCATTCACTTCTGGTATTCGACCCGAAGCGATAAGTCAACGCTGTTTCCTGAGTCGCTGGAAGCGTTATGCCAGCAAAATGGTATACATTTCTACCACCTCAACTCTACCCAAAAAGAGTATCTAACAGCAGAAATCCTTCGACAGACGGTTGGTAATCTTAACCAAACAAGTATCTGGTTTTGTGGTCCACCCACTTTTGCCCAATGCCTGCTTAACGGACTGGCAGATTATGGTTTCGATAAACGTCAGTTCCATTACGACAGCTTCACGATGCGCTAA
- a CDS encoding ThuA domain-containing protein: protein MIRLLLSARCWLQLLGAVGLSMSLNACLSTHTATNQAGSGSVSTSTMATATEPVSQAPVRANPPRVLVFSKTKGWKHTSIPFGIAAIQKLGRENNFLVDTTKNADYFNDDSLKQYAAVVFMSTTGNVLNQTQQAAFERYIQAGGGYMGVHAAADTEYDWPWYNKLVGGYFASHPSNSNVRKATVDVLDKKHISTAHLPDHWERTDEWYNYRSLYSDLNVLANLDENTYDGGINGSNHPIAWYHEFDGGRAFYTGGGHTDESFSDPLFVQHLLGGLKWTMGDGKALDYSKAYAVVMPEENRFVKTVLVNDLNEPMELAVADDGRIFFTERSGNLSVYDTKTNKGNVMHKFAVTTKQGFGVQGITLDPKFSENHWLYIYYSPDTDKDPTYNLSRFVVNNGNTLDLASEKILLKIPGEFEASAHHGGSLAWDKEGNLFLSTGDNTNPFPSNGYAPIDERPDHLTLDAQRSAANTNDLRGKVLRIRPQADGTYTIPDGNLFQAPSGPKGGTGGWSATNPPPKGDGGLTRPEIYTMGLRNPYRIAVNPKTSVLYWGEIGPDAGKDSTIGPRGYDEFNQAKKAGNYGWPLFIGNSQPYPDLDFATNVAGPRFDPKAPVNSSPNNTGLKNLPPVNSAMIWYPYAASKDFPELGQGGRSAMAGAFYTYNKNSPSKTKFPEYYDGALFIFDWMRNWVVAARFDKDENYLRNEPFMAGNGDFRRPIDLAFGKDGVMYMLEYGSVYGADNDDARLVKIEYNTGNRAPIARAAVVDSVAMAIRNARSYLTSDGRNAPVIREAIGQAPLRVKFSGRGTDLDDEDVLTYAWLFDGKTVGSTKPNATYTYTKPGVYNAILKVTDQTGLVGMDTILVKVGNAQPEVAIASTGNKSFYWPDKPFTYAVKVTDKEDKKIDPKRVKVVYEYSAQPSGAPSTGSQQGHQDLASIGNGSLGKTLIASSDCKACHTIDKPSVGPTFLAVADRYKGQPGTVERLAKKIIEGGGGNWSKDHLMSAHPQVPVQDAQEMVKYIFSLTDARKQKAVPLQGTLALNDHKPEDARGQYTILASYTDNGALGAKAVGPLTGTDVVTLRPAKIKTINADAYVGFPRWGNRLSAGNHKAYVLIKDVDLTNIKSLTYEYSSLNKDGEIEVRLDSYAAPVVNRTPYKATGDWKNTKEVTATFDKPIMGKHDVYIVVVKRDKPNDGIIQLNSIQFNE, encoded by the coding sequence ATGATTCGCTTACTATTATCGGCCCGTTGCTGGCTTCAGCTCCTGGGAGCGGTTGGTCTCAGCATGAGCTTAAACGCTTGCCTGAGCACACATACGGCAACCAACCAGGCGGGTTCCGGTTCGGTGTCGACGTCCACAATGGCTACTGCAACAGAGCCTGTTTCACAAGCCCCGGTTCGGGCTAATCCGCCCCGCGTACTGGTCTTTTCGAAAACGAAAGGCTGGAAACACACGTCGATTCCGTTCGGAATCGCAGCCATTCAGAAGCTCGGCCGCGAAAACAACTTCCTGGTCGATACAACAAAGAATGCCGACTATTTCAACGACGATAGTCTGAAACAGTATGCTGCCGTGGTGTTTATGAGCACAACGGGCAACGTTCTGAATCAAACCCAGCAGGCTGCCTTTGAACGCTATATTCAGGCCGGTGGCGGCTATATGGGCGTGCACGCGGCTGCCGACACCGAATACGACTGGCCGTGGTATAATAAGCTGGTAGGTGGCTATTTTGCCAGCCACCCGAGCAATTCCAACGTGCGCAAGGCAACGGTCGATGTGCTCGATAAAAAACACATTTCTACCGCTCATCTGCCCGACCATTGGGAGCGTACCGACGAGTGGTACAACTACCGTTCGCTTTACTCCGACCTGAATGTATTGGCCAATCTGGACGAAAATACTTACGATGGCGGCATCAACGGTAGCAATCACCCCATTGCCTGGTATCATGAGTTCGACGGTGGGCGGGCGTTTTATACGGGTGGTGGCCATACCGACGAAAGTTTCAGCGACCCCTTGTTTGTGCAGCATCTGCTCGGTGGACTCAAGTGGACAATGGGCGATGGCAAGGCGCTGGATTATTCGAAGGCCTATGCCGTAGTGATGCCCGAAGAAAATCGTTTCGTAAAAACGGTGCTGGTCAACGACCTGAATGAGCCGATGGAACTGGCTGTTGCCGACGACGGCCGTATCTTTTTCACCGAACGGAGCGGTAACCTATCGGTCTATGATACGAAGACGAATAAAGGGAATGTGATGCATAAATTCGCGGTGACGACCAAGCAGGGCTTTGGTGTGCAGGGAATTACGCTCGATCCGAAGTTTTCCGAAAACCATTGGCTGTACATTTATTACTCGCCCGATACCGATAAAGATCCGACCTATAACCTCTCCAGGTTTGTGGTCAACAATGGCAATACGCTCGATCTGGCTTCAGAAAAAATTCTGCTGAAAATTCCGGGCGAATTTGAAGCAAGTGCGCACCACGGTGGCTCGCTGGCCTGGGACAAAGAGGGCAATCTGTTCCTGTCGACCGGCGATAATACCAATCCGTTCCCATCCAATGGCTACGCACCAATCGATGAGCGTCCCGATCATTTGACGCTCGATGCACAACGGTCGGCGGCTAACACCAACGATTTGCGGGGTAAGGTACTGCGCATTCGTCCGCAGGCCGATGGCACCTATACCATTCCCGACGGCAATCTGTTTCAGGCCCCCTCCGGCCCCAAAGGAGGAACTGGCGGCTGGTCGGCTACGAATCCTCCTCCAAAGGGAGATGGTGGGCTTACTCGCCCTGAAATCTACACGATGGGCTTGCGGAATCCTTACCGAATTGCGGTCAATCCCAAAACATCGGTGCTGTACTGGGGTGAAATTGGGCCGGATGCCGGAAAAGACAGCACGATTGGTCCACGCGGTTACGACGAGTTCAATCAGGCCAAGAAAGCCGGTAACTACGGCTGGCCATTGTTTATCGGAAATAGTCAGCCATACCCCGATCTGGATTTTGCTACTAACGTGGCCGGTCCCCGGTTTGATCCTAAAGCGCCGGTCAATAGTTCTCCCAACAATACTGGCTTAAAAAACCTGCCACCGGTCAATTCAGCTATGATCTGGTATCCATATGCGGCTTCCAAAGATTTTCCTGAACTGGGGCAGGGTGGTCGCAGTGCAATGGCGGGCGCATTTTATACCTACAACAAAAACTCACCGTCGAAAACCAAGTTTCCGGAATACTACGACGGTGCCTTGTTCATTTTCGACTGGATGCGCAACTGGGTGGTAGCTGCCCGCTTCGATAAAGATGAAAACTACCTGCGAAACGAGCCATTTATGGCTGGTAATGGCGACTTTCGGCGGCCCATCGACCTGGCATTTGGTAAAGACGGTGTCATGTATATGCTCGAATACGGCTCTGTTTACGGTGCTGACAATGATGACGCCCGACTCGTAAAAATCGAGTATAATACTGGTAACCGGGCTCCCATTGCCCGCGCTGCCGTGGTCGACTCGGTGGCTATGGCTATCCGGAATGCCCGTTCCTATTTAACTTCCGATGGCCGAAATGCGCCCGTAATTCGGGAAGCGATTGGGCAGGCACCCCTGCGCGTGAAATTTAGCGGGCGCGGTACCGATCTCGACGATGAAGATGTACTGACCTATGCGTGGTTATTTGATGGCAAAACCGTTGGTTCTACAAAGCCGAATGCTACCTATACCTACACAAAGCCGGGTGTCTATAATGCCATTCTGAAAGTGACCGATCAAACCGGGCTTGTTGGTATGGATACTATTCTGGTTAAGGTTGGCAATGCCCAGCCCGAAGTAGCCATTGCTTCGACCGGCAATAAATCGTTCTACTGGCCCGACAAACCGTTTACCTACGCTGTGAAGGTAACGGATAAAGAAGACAAAAAGATTGACCCGAAGCGTGTTAAGGTCGTATACGAATACAGTGCCCAGCCGAGTGGAGCACCATCGACCGGTTCGCAGCAGGGACACCAGGATCTGGCGTCGATTGGCAATGGCTCATTAGGAAAGACCCTAATTGCCAGCAGCGACTGCAAGGCCTGCCATACCATTGATAAACCCTCGGTGGGGCCTACCTTCCTGGCAGTAGCCGACCGCTACAAAGGGCAACCCGGAACGGTTGAGCGGCTGGCCAAGAAGATCATCGAAGGCGGTGGTGGAAACTGGAGTAAAGATCACCTCATGAGTGCGCACCCACAGGTACCTGTTCAGGATGCCCAGGAAATGGTGAAATACATTTTCTCGCTAACCGATGCCCGTAAGCAAAAAGCTGTACCACTACAGGGTACGCTGGCTCTGAACGACCATAAGCCTGAAGATGCCCGTGGGCAGTATACTATACTAGCTTCCTATACCGACAATGGCGCGCTGGGAGCTAAAGCGGTGGGGCCGCTCACCGGCACCGATGTGGTAACGCTTCGCCCGGCCAAAATCAAAACCATCAATGCCGACGCCTATGTGGGTTTCCCACGTTGGGGCAATCGGTTGAGTGCTGGCAATCACAAAGCCTATGTGCTGATTAAGGATGTCGATCTGACCAATATCAAGTCGCTCACCTACGAGTATTCATCCCTGAATAAGGACGGTGAAATAGAAGTGCGGCTCGATTCCTACGCGGCTCCGGTCGTAAACCGAACGCCCTATAAAGCAACCGGCGACTGGAAGAACACGAAGGAGGTAACGGCTACATTCGATAAGCCCATTATGGGCAAACACGATGTTTATATTGTGGTTGTGAAGCGCGATAAGCCTAACGATGGTATTATTCAGTTGAATAGTATCCAGTTCAATGAGTGA